A window of the Planococcus citri chromosome 4, ihPlaCitr1.1, whole genome shotgun sequence genome harbors these coding sequences:
- the LOC135842565 gene encoding fatty acid synthase-like isoform X2: MDPDAPAFSLDDEFYTSQLDKNLNYNIYKDGKWGSYWHLEMDPPKDVECSHAFCALEERGNLSSFKWFEDSLDPSIHRNSESIVYVYYSSLNFKDVMLSVARISSNDSFSFGRLIENCLGFEFSGKNENGDRLMGIVQSKGIATLVQSLPYLTWPVPDNMTLEEAASIPVVYATVIYAFFFKMKLKEGSSVLIHSGSGGIGQAAINICLHYKCNIFTTVGTPEKVEFIKKTFPQIPESHISNSRDTSFRTMIMEETKGRGVDVVLNSLAEDKLRASVRCVAKGGHFLEIGKFDMVKNNLLELGHFLNDIIFCSVQLDVAALNNQGETTVEVFNQLKEMLDQGIIKPIQRTVFQNNEVESAFRFMASGKHIGKVVIKIRDEESDLKAKPTLIRLNAKPRVLCQENKSYVVLGGLGGFGMELVDWLIIRGARNIVITSRTGIQNGYQSYRIKIWRSYGARVVISTPNITKISEVKNLLEMANSLGSVAGIFNLAVILKDDVFSKQTEETFTTVFDPKAIATGHLDQLSRKMCPHLEYFVVFSSIISSLGNVEQTNYGFANCVTEIICEARRADNLPALAIQWGPLGEVGIVSEFLKHNVSVTLGGHAQQKVKSCLETLNYFMKQNNPIVCSRIIAEKRNVDSDIITTVANALGIKDLKTISLSWTLPELGMDSILGMELKQILEAEFNIFFTPEDLRTMTFGKLYKLKEGNTNALNSDTTDKVTPQLQFFMNEETSNQLILRIPLLDGKMQEPVSIDENPTVFVFPGIEGLALTMEPLAKNLPVQVLCFQYHFVDTKNFIHELSNHFSSYIREKLRPEQKFYFIAHSFGAAIAVEVAEILEKQGRTGYIWLLDTSPTATKMIITRKMEENALIDEEMLQNQVCIRVIQTLMPELPKEKYSKYIEASASWESKKNTCLSMLSGGEENEKFMHKLLDKSYSIFKSIPSYEKSQYRLQSPVVLIRCVKNEFDLPLDDAYGLKEHFENSIEVHKIEDVDHFSILLHPKTSEIIMESSAWKKD, translated from the exons ATGGATCCAGACGCTCCAGCGTTTTCATTAGATGACGAATTCTACACATCTCAGCTCGATAAAAACCTCAACTACAATATTTACAAGGACGGAAAATGGGGTAGTTATTGGCATTTGGAAATGGACCCACCAAAAGATGTGGAATGTTCTCACGCATTCTGCGCGTTGGAAGAACGTGGAAATCTTTCATCTTTCAAATGGTTTGAAGACTCATTGGACCCTTCAAT ACATAGAAATTCAGAATCTATAGTCTATGTGTATTATAGCAGCCTCAATTTCAAGGATGTGATGTTGTCTGTTGCTCGAATTTCTTCaaacgattcattttcatttggtCGCTTAATAGAG AATTGTCTaggatttgaattttctggtaaaaatgaaaacggAGATCGTTTGATGGGAATAGTACAGAGTAAAGGAATCGCAACATTGGTTCAATCATTACCATATTTGACTTGGCCTGTGCCAGATAATATGACTTTAGAAGAAGCAGCCAGTATTCCAGTTGTATATGCCACG GTCATTTATGCtttcttcttcaaaatgaaattgaaagaagGATCTTCAGTTCTTATACACTCCGGTAGTGGTGGAATCGGCCAAGCAGCCATTAACATTTGCCTTCATTacaaatgtaatatttttacaactgTTGGTACTCCAGAAAAAGtagaattcattaaaaaaacatttcctcAA ATTCCAGAAAGTCACATCAGTAACTCTAGAGATACTTCATTCAGAACTATGATAATGGAGGAAACAAAAGGTAGAGGAGTCGATGTTGTATTGAATAGTTTAGCAGAAGATAAACTCCGAGCATCGGTGCGTTGTGTGGCAAAAGGTGGACATTTTCTGGAAATCGGAAAATTTGACATGGTCAAGAATAATTTATTAG aactGGGGCATTTCTTAAACGATATCATATTCTGTAGCGTCCAATTAGATGTTGCGGCACTGAATAACCAGGGTGAGACCACTGTGGAGGTTTTCAACCAGCTAAAAGAAATGCTTGATCAAGGAATTATAAAACCTATTCAAAGAACAGTGTTTCAAAACAATGAAGTAGAATCTGCGTTCAg GTTCATGGCTTCTGGAAAACATATAGGGAAGGTAGTGATAAAAATTCGAGACGAGGAGAGCGATTTGAAAGCAAAACCAACGTTAATTCGTTTGAATGCGAAACCTCGCGTACTTTGTCAAGAAAATAAGTCTTACGTAGTTTTAG GAGGATTAGGAGGTTTTGGAATGGAGCTTGTTGATTGGTTAATCATACGAGGAGCTAGAAATATTGTAATAACTTCTAGAACTGGTATACAAAATGGATATCAATCATACCGAATAAAAATTTGGCGATCCTATGGAGCCAGAGTAGTAATCTCAACGCCAAATATTACTAAAATATCAGAAGTAAAGAATTTGCTGGAAATGGCTAACTCGTTAGGTTCAGTGGCTGGAATATTCAATCTTGCAGTG atacTCAAAGATGACGTATTTTCCAAACAAACCGAAGAAACATTTACCACTGTATTCGATCCAAAAGCTATTGCGACTGGTCATCTTGACCAGTTGAGCAGAAAAATGTGTCCACATTTAGAATACTTTGTGGTATTTTCTAGTATAATATCCAGTCTTGGAAACGTAGAGCAAACAAATTACGGTTTCGCGAATTGTGTTACTGAAATAATATGCGAGGCTAGGCGCGCTGATAATTTACCAGCTTTAGCAATTCAGTGGGGACCACTAGGAGAGGTTGGAATAGTTTCTGAATTTCTAAAGCATAATGTATCAGTTACATTAG GAGGACACGCTCAACAAAAAGTCAAATCTTGCCTGGAAACCCTGAATTATTTCATGAAACAAAACAACCCTATCGTTTGTAGTAGGATTATAGCAGAAAAACGTAATGTAGATTCCGATATTATAACCACAGTGGCAAACGCATTAG GAATTAAAGATTTGAAAACCATAAGCCTATCATGGACATTGCCAGAACTTGGAATGGATTCGATCCTGGGAATGGAACTGAAACAAATCCTGGAAGcagaattcaacatttttttcactcctgaAGACTTGAGAACAATGACGTTTGGAAAACTATACAAGTTAAAAGAGGGAAACACAAACGCACTGAACTCTG ATACAACAGACAAGGTGACTCCACAACTACAATTCTTCATGAATGAAGAAACCAGTAATCAACTTATTCTCCGAATACCGCTCCTTGATGGAAAAATGCAAGAGCCTGtttcaattgatgaaaatcCAACTGTTTTTGTATTTCCAGGAATTGAAG GTTTAGCATTGACAATGGAACCATTAGCTAAGAATTTGCCTGTACAAGTTCTATGCTTTCAGTATCACTTCGttgatacaaaaaatttcatacacgaATTAagcaatcatttttcatca taCATTCGGGAGAAACTTCGCCCCGAACAAAAATTCTACTTCATTGCGCACAGTTTTGGAGCAGCAATTGCTGTGGAGGTGGCCGAAATACTGGAAAAACAAGGACGGACAGGGTACATCTGGCTGCTGGATACTTCACCTACAGcaacaaaaatgataattacgagaaaaatggaagaaaatgcTCTTATCGATGAAGAAATGTTGCAAAATCAAGTTTGCATTCGAGTTATACAAACACTTATGCCGGAATTGCCGAAAGAAAAA TACTCGAAATATATAGAAGCTTCGGCTAGTTGGGAATCCAAGAAAAACACGTGCCTTTCAATGTTATCAGGTGGAGaggaaaatgagaaattcatgCATAAATTATTAGATAAATCGTACAGCATTTTTAAATCGATACCCAGCTATGAAAAATCGCAATATCGGTTGCAATCACCTGTCGTTTTAATAAGATgcgtgaaaaatgaattcgatttACCTTTAGATGATGCATATGGTCTGAAAGAG cattttgaaaattcgatagAAGTTCATAAAATCGAAGATGTGGATCATTTTTCGATTCTGTTACATCCGAAAACAAGCGAAATTATAATGGAATCTTCCGCATGGAAAAAAGATTAA